From the Lathyrus oleraceus cultivar Zhongwan6 chromosome 3, CAAS_Psat_ZW6_1.0, whole genome shotgun sequence genome, the window GTGGAAGAAGGGACTCAGTGGAAGATACTCTTGAGAAGTGGAAGAAATACAATAAGCAACAGCAACAAAAACTTGGATGTGGAGATAATGGAGCTGAAAAGATTCACAAAGCTCCTGCAAAAGGTTCAAGAAAAGGGTGCATGAGAGGTAAAGGTGGTCCTCAGAATTCAGATTGCAATTTCAGAGGAGTTAGACAGAGGATTTGGGGTAAATGGGTTGCAGAGATTCGTGAGCCTATCAATGGTAAACATATTGGTGAGAAAGCAAATAGGCTTTGGCTTGGTACTTTCTCTACAGCACATGAAGCTGCTCTTGCTTATGATAAAGCAGCTAAGGCTATGTATGGACCTAGTGCTCGTTTGAACTTTCCTAGTGGATCACCACCTTCATCGTCAAGTGGTGGTTCTGTTGATTCTTTGAATGGTGAGGAGGATCTTGCAAAAGTTGAAGAGTTGGAGGGTAATCTTCATCAGTCTGATGAAGAGAATAAGATTCTTTCTGAAGATTTTGTTGCTGATGACGACTCGGTAGAGGAATTGAAGGACGGGATAATAGCTGGCACTGTCCAATGTAAAACCAATAAGAGATGTAAGAAAATTGTTCATCAAGAGTCCTACAAGAATGTTAAATCTGAAACACGTGGAGAAAACGAACTGCTAGAGAGTGAATCAGAGAAGGTTTTGGAGAATTCTGGCATGGGTGGAGAGTGTTATCATGTACAGAAGGAGTATATAGATTTAGCCATGAACTCAGGAGCTGATTGTGGATCTTCTGATATAGCAGAAAATGGGATTCTGGTGAAGAGTGAGGAAACAATCAGAGGATCAGTGGAGGATTTGGAATCCTTTGAGTTGAACTGCAACAACAATTTCCTTGGAAACCTGCACAATATGCTTCCAGATATCAATCCAAGACCAGATTCTGAGTATTCTAACATCAAAACCGACGCTTCTCTTGCAAAGACACATAAGAATGGACATTTTGATGAGATGAAAAATGAGCTTAAGGGATTGGAATGCAAGCTGAGAGGCCAATCTATTGATTGCGAAAATGACGAGGCTCAGAGATTACCTTGCGTGCAGGGAATTCGTTTGTTTGGTGGTGGCAGTGTTGGACCAATTGAAAGAATGTCCCAAGTTGAGGCTTTGAACAACAATACTAATAAAAGCAGTAATTTAAAAGAGAGAGGAAATAATGGAAGTGCACCTCATGGATTTAGTTCAGAGCAAAGTAGGAAGCTGAGTGATCTTTCTCAACAGCTCCAGAAATTGGGAGGTTACTTGCCTGAAAATTGGAATAATATGCAGTTTGCAGATCTTGAAGTTGGTTATGATTATAGTTTCTTAAAACCTGATTATGATTTTGGCTTACTAGAAGAGCAGAAGTTGCTAGATATATGTTTTTCACATATAGGATCTTAAAGTTTCTTGCTGTTTACATGgttttttttgtttttcactttGGTGAGGTTATTTGTAGCAGAGTCTTTTTTTCCCACCTCAGTGATTCAAGTAATACCATGTTTCTGCTTTCTATTCAGCATCTCAATAATGTAAAGATGCTCTGTGTACTATGCTCTGTGTACTATGAACTTTCAATTGAATTATAATTATAACTATGACGCCCTTTTGTACCTTTTGGAAGAGACACTTCTTTACATGATACTCTACCAATCCATAATATGAACTTCATGTACACTTTGGTCTCTAAAATAGTCTCTAAAATAATAATAACTCTTATTACTTTGGTTGTCTAAAGCCTCCTAGTTTGTCTCCTTTTCAAAATTTATCTTTTAGTCTCATGATGGAGCACATGACATGACATGATATAGGGATTCATGTAAGCAATTGATGTACCACATGGCCTTATACATGCATAGTTATTACTAGTTACTATGTGACAGCAGTTATTCAGTTACACACTATTGGTGATAGTTCACAAAAGAATCAAATTATGAAGACACAAGAATGATTTGTGAAGAAATTAATATATTTAGATATTTATTTACAGAAACCTTCATGAACCAAGGCAACACATtcatatttattaaaaatatatttcCTAAAGAAAGAAACTAAGACCCTCTAACCTATTTTTTCCTAGAAAGACTTTATATTTATATAAGATATAGAAGAAATTACAGAGCACATGCCATTACCGACACCTAGCTCTAAGATGCAGCTTCCTTCAGCAATGAAAATTGCAAAATGCCAGAAAGTTATAAGATTTGACTTCTATGGTACAGCTTCCTTCATTAAACGATTTTCTCCATCACTGTGCTCATTTAGCCATTCAAACTCTCTCGTTCCAGAAAGACTTTGGCATTTGATTTTCAGCAATTTCTGCCACATTCTAATAAAATATTAGTCCAGTACTGCTACTGGATTCTCTTTGAGTGCAAGGATTTAGCAGGAGAGGATGCAAAGCAAGTATCCTCGTATTGGATCTCTTGAAAATCAGTCTTCTCCTCCATCTTTATACCATATCACATTCCATGGGCCGCTTTTGCTGCTTAatcttaaaaaaaaaatgaaaaatagaCATATTATCTCTATCAAAATCTTCTCATGGAACCCAACAAGTATCCTGCTTTCTCCCCAATCCCAGTAGGATTGATTAAGACAGAAGAAAAAAACTAATGATCGAGATTCAAGACATCGTGTCAATTCCGTTTAAACCAATGTCTCCTGTATCATTCTACTATTTCTGGTTGTGCTGGGATCCAAATATGAATAGTACACTGCATTGCCCATAAAAATAAATTATACACTTTACCTCCAAACTCCAGCTAGAACACGCAATGTCATGAAGAGAAACAATCCTGACCAGATTCCAGGAAGTCCAACTACTGGAGCGGCCACCAGCATGAAAATTGAAGAAATTAATCCAACCAGCACCTGCAAAAGCCAAAAAAAAAAGTAAGAAAGAGGGGGGAAAAGAGGGAGTACAAAAGAGAATCAGTTAAGAGGATGAAACAACTTGAAATGTCTAAGCATCTAATAATCATTGAAGTAGGTAATTACCATAGAGTAAGCAGCATATTCAAAGTCTGATACCCCATAATAAATCCCATCAATAACAAATGCCAAAGCATTCACTGGTTGAGATCCAGCTACGAACTGCACACATGGGTAAGTTTCAGATTCTTCAAACAACAATGCTATTACGGAAGGGTATGATTCTGTTAGACCTCTTATAAAGAATATTTATGTGGCCAGTAGGcagttatttatttttgttaGCAGTTACtgttttttaataattaataaaTAGTAGCAGTTATGTAATAGTGTGTATATGTATTATGTCTCTGTTGAGATCTTTTCTCCATAGAACATTCAATAAACTTCTATTTTTATTCCGTAAATACATTTTTTATACCAGTTTCTATTAGATTCAACAATGTTGTCGACGGCGGAAGACCACAAATCTCCCATATAACATGCCATTACGGCCTATGGCACTGCCATGGCAGGCATTCCCTCATAAACTGCCTATGGCGATTGTCCAAATATCGCCCACTTCAAGTTGGTGCCATGGCAGCCATTTAACAACACTTGGATTCATCCATATAAAATGAATAACAATCTGAATCTAAACATTAATTTCAATTAAAAACTAAAAAGACATCCAAATGAAGTTCATTTCAACTCATAGCCTGCGGCAATCAAGCAGCTATAGAAAGTAATTCTCGACAAAAAAATTGTGATTTCTTACCCATATACCTGACCGGGTAACATCTAGAACTTCTGAGTCCGAGCTAAATAAGGTACAAAATGCTCCAAACCCAACAAATAAGATCATCGACAAAGTGATTCCAGCTCCTAAACCAATCTGCTAGAAATGTAGAAGAAAAGGAGATCAGAAGAATTATGAATCAGTGTATGTCCTAATCTGATAATAAAGGGAAGCAGATTATGGGGATAAACAACCACTCAATCAGTAACCTGTATCACTCTATATATGACGAGGCGTGCTTGCTTGTAATTTCCCATTGAGTAACTACTGGCAAGAAGAGCCTGCAAAATAAATGCATAACATGTCACAAAGTTTCCGTCAAACACATTGCACCCATTAATAATTTTCAAACAGTTTGTTTGTGTCTGATTTCTAAATAATAGGAATTCCACTATTGGTAGACTTTGTAGCATTTCTATCATTTTAAGAAGTATAATAATACAACCAATTCTTTCAAAACCTGTCATTTTCCAACTGTTTTTTTAATAATAAGAATATTGGAACTTTTTGCTAACGTCATTCTACTATCGTGTGGAATGGAAAAATATGGATTTTGTCATGCAATACGTGACAGTATTTTCAGCCGTGCTAAGAAAGTTGGATCAGTTTTCTCTTGTCAGCAAGCATTTCAAACTTGATGATACCCAATTTGTTTGATTTAAAGGTCGGGGAAAGCCCTTTAATATTCAACATTCTGCACTTCAACATTATAAAACTGTATTTTTCTGGATTCATGTGATTTGCAAACTGAACGAGCTAAACTACCTATGTTATATGCTTTGATAATTAAGTCTTGTGTAAACATTGGTTTATGTGAAAGACTCTCAATTTTGGACAATATGTGGCCTAAACATATGTGTATAAATAGGTGCAGTCCTCATCTTACAagccggttttgtagggttgaaTTAGTCTTAAACCACAATTCTAAGATGATATCAAAGTCCGGTTCAAGATCCGTTGAGCCACCGACTATCAAGTTTCTGCTATCAAATCATCCACCATTTATATCCACGCACCAAACCCTTAGTGTTGGGCGTGAGGGGATGTGTTAAGAGTctcacatcggacaatatatggtatgaaaatatatttttagGGTCGTCTTAAGTTTTTGAAGATCCAGTGTAGGTTAGCCACATTTCAACTGTGGCAAAACAAATAGAGGTCATATTTATCCATAGTTTAACCGTGATATTTAACTACGGTTTAACCGTGACAAATTTTGGATCTTGTGCGGTAGTCCACCTTGCACGCCCTTAAAATGGTTTTGTTTATAAGTGGAGAAATCTTCACCTTACAAGTCAGTTTTACGGGATTGTGTTAGACTCAACCACAATTCTAAAATAGTATCAGAGCCCGGACCAAGATTTGTTGGGCCTCTTGATATCAGGTTTTCTCTATCAGGTCAACATATGTTTATAAGTGGGGGTAATCCTCACTTTACAAACTGATTTTGTAGGGATGAATCAGATCCAAGCACAATTCTGAGAGTATATATCTGAATTAATTAAATGACCCTTTATAAGCCAAAGCAATAGTATGATCCAACCTGACCAGCCAGTGCCAGAGCATCGGTGAGCAAAGAAATAGACAGCCAAACTTGCATGCAAATTTCATGGCCTGCCATAGGTATAGGGCCCTGCTTAGCTGCCAAAGATGTTGTGAGTGTCATAGTTATAAACACAGCCAAAGTTCTGGCAATTAGAAGACCACCTACAAAATGCAATAAAATGTAAAAATTAATCTGCAGTACTCTTTACCTCGCATGTCTCTTCTGTCAAGAAATAGCGGTTAACCAAGTAAAACATTTTCAAGACAATGAACATCATATTTTGTTAAAAATGCAGAAGTATGCATTGTCATAATtcattcatcaacaacaaaaatTTCTCACTAGATGAGGTTGGTAACAAGGATTACATGATGTGATAATTTCATATATCATGTTCGGTACTATTTAAGCATATAATCAACAAAAACCAAAAGTTATGTTATTCACTTGTATTTAATTGATTCATTTTAAAGATACAACAATATTGAGATACTCGGtgaataaaatttaaaatcagCTCCCAAGCGCAGTTGAAGTGTGTCTAGGAAAAATTCAAAGATATAATGCTAAAACTGTTCAATAACTTTCCATTAAACTATCATCATTTCATTATCATTATTAATTTCTTTGAAGGACATGGACAGTCAAAAAAACAATTCAACTAAATTGAAAAGCAGGTACCAGATTTCAGATAGCTGAAAAATTTTGTTCCGTCGAAGTCAAAAGGGATTAGCAGGACTTTGCAATTCAAATTCCATAGAAGAATGAAAGCTATTAAATATCTGATGAACAAAAAGAAAATTTATGATAAAAGCAGAAGATCACATGAATAAAAGGACATGTGCAAAATGCACATATAGTATTAAGTTTACCGCACTCCTGACATACTCAGAGATCACTGTAGCAATTGCAGCACCACTAATGCCAAGACCACAAAGAAATATTAATATTGGATCCAGTATGACATTAAGAAAGTTTCCAGCACCTGACATGTCAAAGATAAGCTTTTGTCATTTATACATCCAGAAAATCTTTTACCTAGAATTGCAGTCGTATTTCTCCATATCAGCACTGGCAGGGCTGCAGGGAGCATTTTGCAGATATGAACATGTAAAAACAAGAAATTGGCAGCTCATAGAGAAGAATAGTAGTAAAAAGTTATATAAAATCACCAGGGAAATCACAGATATAAACTAAAAAACAGTTACAAAATTGGTAGAGGATCTGCTTGTTATTCtatggagaaagaaagaaaactTCAAAAGGTTTTCACAGTTAATAGCTATTTGATTTGCTCAATCCCCAGTTCATTCATGATTCCTTATAGTAAGATCGTGTTGAGCCTGCATTTAATATAGTAGGCCAAGAAGGTCTTTACCATGAATTTGAGATGTTCCTATCGCCAACAAAGTTAAAATTTTCTTAAAAGTATAAACAGCAGATAATTATGATTTCAGCAATTATGTCAGCTATGCAATATTCATTACTTATTTTCCATGGATCATCTCTGCCAAGGATACTTGTTTATGATTCAAATTTACAAAATCTGTACAATTTTgtctcttttatttatttatacaTATTTCAGAGGCGTGCTGAAGTGTTCATTTTTGGATAAATAGAACTATTTAAAGGCTATAAGTGATTGTAACTGGAGTCAACTGTATGCAACTTATGAGTAAATGGAGAAAAAGAAAGAGAGGGAGGGAGAAAGCTGTTGCAATACTTGCCAACGGCATATAGAGGCGTCTTTGTATCCTTAAATCCACGAAAAGTTCCTTGTGCAGCTAATGCAATCACAATTGGTAGAGCACCAAAAGCCCTCAATGTAAGAAAATGCTCGGCAGGTCCACGCATCGGAGAGTCCTGTACAGCATACGAAGTAAAACTCATTTATATAAAAATGACATATCCATGAAGAGCAGTAGAAACTTTTTTCAATTTTTATAACCTCAAACCAACAATAAAGCAACAAAAGGCTATGATATATTTCTTGTTAAGCATAGCATAGAACTGATAACTGATGAATGTGATGCATAACTGTAAATTTCTAATGATTGGTAACATTTCACTTTACAATATGAATAATTAACTGACCACAACTACAGAATGCAATTAGACTTGAAAACTATGCAAAAAAATTACAAAACTTAAAGTTAGGCAGGAGAACCATTTCCGACACAAATAAAAAGCTCTGTTTAAAATAAAAACTATTTTACACCGAATTTCATTTTTTTCATCTCAATATTTCCATGCTTCATGAAAATTGAAAACAGTTATGCACCACTATAGATGATAAAATGATGGGGAGAGAAAAATTTCATTTGTAATTATCTATGAAGCACGGACACCTCAAACACGACATCGACACCGACACATCAATTCTGATAATAATTTGAAAATTGAATAAATTAAAGATAATTACAAGCATCGGCGTAGGTGTAGGTGTCCTACACTGACACAGGTGTCGGTGCTACATAGGTAAATATACCAATAAAACAATTTTATAAGCAAGTTATTTCATGTTTATGagcaaaatcaaattaaattcAAAATATCACTGTCAATTAAGATGGACTTTGTTTGTAGCTCTACCTCTTCAGTCTCCACTAAAGTTGTACATAGACAGATAGCTGGTTAAATAAATGTGCATCTAGTATTTGCAACCatcaatttttatttatttatttcattttctttgttttgggttggCGAGGTTGTTTTTCCTGGTAAATTGCAGACTTAGAAGAAATTCAAACATGAAGAAAGATAATACAAAAACTAGGCAATATATGGATCAATAATCAGCTTTGACATACAGCAGCTATACCCATGATAGTCATAAGAGTGCCAGAGCCAAGTGAGAGTGCTACAGTTTCAGCAATTCCAAGAGCTGCAGCAAGTGCTAAAGATGTAGATACTGATGAAAGGAGCTTCTTGCGTTGGAAAATGCCTGAGAAATTTACCACAACTACATGAGACCAAAACTATCCGTTGATATATTTGATCAAGAAAACCTATAACCATATCCATGAAAACTAGACATCCTACCAAAAAAAACTGTGAAACCATTCAGGAAAATTTTCATACCATTTTCCTCAGTTCCACCAGAATCTTCCTCCTTTCCAATCAGCGCTTGCTCCTCGGCAACAAAGGAGGTAGTAATATTAAGTAGAGGAACATTGAATACTTTCGACACTAGATTAAACACAGAAGCTGAAACCCCAACTGCAGCGAGTTCAACAGCTCCTGTATATTGAAAACTAATTAATAAAGAATTCTTTCTGAAACAACAATCACtccaaaacaaacaaaaacaaactCATACAAAATCCAAccctcatcatcatcatcataaaaacTAAAATCATTAAACTAATCTCCGCGTAAGTACCTATGTGTCCGACGAAAGCTGTGTCGATCAACGATGCAATCGGGTCAGCTGCCAGTGCAACGGCAGCAGGCAGAGCAATGGACAGCATTTCCATTCCAAGTTCATCAAATTTAAACCAACCATTTCTGTTCAATATTCATAACCGAATCATCAATCTCGAATGTCCTAATAACTAAAGTAAGCACATAACTTAAATAGTATATAATCATTAATCAATTTCAGAATCACAATTATGCATAAACAAACCATTGGCGAAAAAATTGATCAAAAGGTACCTGaactgaggaagtagagaaggGGAATTAGGTGGTAGAGTATCAACAGAGTCATCATCATCAGTGATGGGATTCTTGTTGTGAGGAGAAGCTCTGAGTGAAACACGAAGTCGAAGATGAGGAGGAGGAAGGGTTATGGTTAGTGTTGTTGGAGATTTCAATGGTGTTGGGGATTTGAAAGAGGGAATGCAATTGCAAAGAAAACATGGAGAAGAAGAAGACGCCATTTTTAATTTGAGAGGGAGCATGACATgagaagaatgaatatctaagtTAGAGTGACAATTTGACAGAGCAGAGCCAAACAAACCATAACCGTATATTTGctttcttatttatttatttcttttgaaTTTCAACTAATACGTGTATTTCTTTGGCTCATAAATAAATGAGAAATGACCATTCCTTTTATATATcggattttttttaaaaataaccaatattttctaaaataatttcaaaataacaatttttttaaaattttttcTAAAATAACCACATTTAAAAAAAGATGTGTCAGATGAACTGGCGCATCTGTTTTGTACTAAGAGGAGGCGCCTAACGCCTTGGCGCCTCCATTGGAAGTCTtatgaggaggcgtcaatgcctatggtgtaacacccttctaaaataccccaataattaattaaaacaacaaatataaatcagagtagatatgcaattaagggtgtcacacttgacacttcacaccattcaccaaaatagtttgtcatgctcatttattactcaaaataaaatattgcacaattcgcagcggatatgcaaaccatgtaacacattactcaacaaccaaatgaaaacaaggtaaaacatcccgtcccgatgttacatataccagagcatgacccactaaggaactacactagactccaagcactagcttctactcaatcactgctaagtaaattaacatagttgtaagggtgagttcctcaatcgatataataagcattataaaatatcatgtaatgctaagtaaattaacacatttcatcaccctaatcagaccacacattcagcaacggcaacatcaactcaaaatcatactcaacacaaacacaaaacacacgtataatattggaatacatccattcatattatacgccatacatacattatgcaatgagactccatgcatgcggtaccgactattcgtgaacacatagttcaacctcaccgatcaaacccagatacggctaccaagctcactagtcccactcatttgagacctagtgactcactcactaattcctcaccatgggaattagctatCACCATAAAGGTcatgctatacacgctaaatcacctagcatgcaaacatcaacaacaatccaagatagacatatgctcacactctaagccataaatagtccattcacaattgcatacataacagatacattcacagcattatgcataccatcatacatcatcagcatgtttatcacagaatcatatcatatcatgccaaataataaatcacagtattagcacactctactaatacctatactgctcaaaacaacgggaattgatccctactatatcatacatcagctaatttacatcactcagctgaaacgaccaaaaactgcacaataacagctcagaaaaatccaacttctgcccatacgcgtatgcctaTGCCCATATGCGTAAGGCCCATTTCCtagccaatcccatacgcgtattgcctgtctcatacgcgtatccTACGCGTACCacctctcccatacgcgtactaacagagacaaaactacgttagaatcatcatcttcttcatccatacgcgtatgcctcaccccatacgcgtaccaggccatctcatacgcgtatggcctagtgattcatacgcgtatgaccagaaaccaatttccagatctgctatgggttttctctgctacgagatttctcagatccaacctcccacagtccaatttcaCACAGCgttcgttcatattatctaacacagatcatacccattcaatttcacaatttctaaccttattacatctaattcctacgaattttcttcaattataaacccatatctcattcatccataagttcacaatttgcaacattcatcatcctaattagagtcgattcaatggtttattactacccattacatgttaacccataatacccattaaacgacgataaaccccccttacctgagttaatccggcgatcctttagcttcaagcttttccttttcttcaacccttgttctcttgctcttcctttttgcccttttccacttttctgtcgcttctcccttttcacgtgaaagaaaaaaaaaacctttttaccaaaatgggactttttactgattccaactttatattccaataataatccaattatttaattaaattaataaatatactattaacttaatttaaataattatcatattttatcggggtgttacatatgGCGCATGCATTGTGCCTCATGAGGATGCGCCAATGCTTATAGCGCCCGCATGTCTTGACATGCTTAGGCACCTAGTctcttggcgcatgcattttATCTCTCCTCTATATAAATACCTCGccttggatgcaatatttttcacacaaaatcttcccctactaccatattttctttcattcaactcCA encodes:
- the LOC127127399 gene encoding uncharacterized protein LOC127127399, with amino-acid sequence MKIDTVSGERKSRKRRSGGRRDSVEDTLEKWKKYNKQQQQKLGCGDNGAEKIHKAPAKGSRKGCMRGKGGPQNSDCNFRGVRQRIWGKWVAEIREPINGKHIGEKANRLWLGTFSTAHEAALAYDKAAKAMYGPSARLNFPSGSPPSSSSGGSVDSLNGEEDLAKVEELEGNLHQSDEENKILSEDFVADDDSVEELKDGIIAGTVQCKTNKRCKKIVHQESYKNVKSETRGENELLESESEKVLENSGMGGECYHVQKEYIDLAMNSGADCGSSDIAENGILVKSEETIRGSVEDLESFELNCNNNFLGNLHNMLPDINPRPDSEYSNIKTDASLAKTHKNGHFDEMKNELKGLECKLRGQSIDCENDEAQRLPCVQGIRLFGGGSVGPIERMSQVEALNNNTNKSSNLKERGNNGSAPHGFSSEQSRKLSDLSQQLQKLGGYLPENWNNMQFADLEVGYDYSFLKPDYDFGLLEEQKLLDICFSHIGS
- the LOC127127398 gene encoding protein DETOXIFICATION 44, chloroplastic isoform X1, whose protein sequence is MLPLKLKMASSSSPCFLCNCIPSFKSPTPLKSPTTLTITLPPPHLRLRVSLRASPHNKNPITDDDDSVDTLPPNSPSLLPQFRNGWFKFDELGMEMLSIALPAAVALAADPIASLIDTAFVGHIGAVELAAVGVSASVFNLVSKVFNVPLLNITTSFVAEEQALIGKEEDSGGTEENGIFQRKKLLSSVSTSLALAAALGIAETVALSLGSGTLMTIMGIAADSPMRGPAEHFLTLRAFGALPIVIALAAQGTFRGFKDTKTPLYAVGAGNFLNVILDPILIFLCGLGISGAAIATVISEYLIAFILLWNLNCKVLLIPFDFDGTKFFSYLKSGGLLIARTLAVFITMTLTTSLAAKQGPIPMAGHEICMQVWLSISLLTDALALAGQALLASSYSMGNYKQARLVIYRVIQIGLGAGITLSMILFVGFGAFCTLFSSDSEVLDVTRSGIWFVAGSQPVNALAFVIDGIYYGVSDFEYAAYSMVLVGLISSIFMLVAAPVVGLPGIWSGLFLFMTLRVLAGVWRLSSKSGPWNVIWYKDGGED
- the LOC127127398 gene encoding protein DETOXIFICATION 44, chloroplastic isoform X2; the encoded protein is MLPLKLKMASSSSPCFLCNCIPSFKSPTPLKSPTTLTITLPPPHLRLRVSLRASPHNKNPITDDDDSVDTLPPNSPSLLPQFRNGWFKFDELGMEMLSIALPAAVALAADPIASLIDTAFVGHIGAVELAAVGVSASVFNLVSKVFNVPLLNITTSFVAEEQALIGKEEDSGGTEENGIFQRKKLLSSVSTSLALAAALGIAETVALSLGSGTLMTIMGIAADSPMRGPAEHFLTLRAFGALPIVIALAAQGTFRGFKDTKTPLYAVGAGNFLNVILDPILIFLCGLGISGAAIATVISEYLIAFILLWNLNCKVLLIPFDFDGTKFFSYLKSGGLLIARTLAVFITMTLTTSLAAKQGPIPMAGHEICMQVWLSISLLTDALALAGQALLASSYSMGNYKQARLVIYRVIQIGLGAGITLSMILFVGFGAFCTLFSSDSEVLDVTRSVRSWISTSECFGICY